In Lolium perenne isolate Kyuss_39 chromosome 5, Kyuss_2.0, whole genome shotgun sequence, the sequence aaaaaaaaaaggtgaacAATGGATTTTTTGTTAATTTATCCATTCGGTGTAAAAGAAATGGTTTTGAATGAGTTTTCTGTGATATGACATCCCTGCGATCTAGTCATGTGCTTCCAAGCTTCTTGGATGTGAACTCACCGAGAAGGCCTCAAGTTTATCTCTCCGTCATTCGGATGGATAAAtctcactcttgatccatgaGCCTCAACTATCGTTTTTAGAATACCCAATGCCACATTTATAATCACCTTGTTACAGTGTGACGTTTGATGTTATCAAAATACTCAGTGCTAGTGATTGAACCGATCTCATGTTCTAAGGATTATGTTACTTCGTGTTTGAGAGCTACATcaaaacgaacttaatgactcGGTATTATTGCTATGCTTacattgggtgtgtgtccatcatatCATTGACCTAATGGCATGAtcatgttattaacaacatctaatattcatgatcaggaaacctaaTCATCATTTAATCAAGGAGCTAGTTAAACGAgaagcttactagggactctggtttgtTTATAAAACACATGTATTAGAGATTCTAGCAATTTTAGTAttacctctcgggcatatctccaatagagcCTACTGGAAGCATGTCTGTGAAATACTATTGAATGAGCAATCATTTTTATTTTGAATACATCGTGATAATGATGAAAGAAGAACTGATATGAGGTTGCTCAATATAGAGTGCAAAGAATGGATTCAAGCTACTCGACACTCCAAGTTGCATGATGTACCAAGTGGGATCAGGTGACCTCATGGTATTGTAAGTAAATGTCAAATGTGCTTTGTGAACTAACCCATGATATATATGTATATGGTGTTTCTATGCGGTTTGGGATTTTCTCTATGGGCTTGCACTAAAAGGAAGATCTCATACAGCACATGAGAAGATGACATCAAGGTATGGTCATTATCAAGGTTGAGAATTCAagatcaagatgagccatctcgaagaagcTCATATCCTTGATGCTTGCAATTATTAAGCTAGGTTGATAatagacatgtgaagatgtgcctaAGAAGGGGCTCTACCATAGTCGAGTATGTGGGAGCAATTAGCGAAACTTCACCATGTAAACGCAATCAAGAAAGGTATTTAATCttgaggtggacaagatcttcatcGTCAAACTCAAGTGAAATGCGCGAGGCAAAGGTTTAACCTTGGTAGGTTTTTGTTTTTACTGGTTTTATGTTCTTAGTTGGGAGAAAGAATTTTAGGAATGATAGACGTAGGAAGGCTCTAGAGTGAGTAATTTAATTGTATCGTGGGAAGAGAGCTCAAATCTTTGCATTCTTGAAATCATCTTTATAGAATTATTTGATTCTTATCTTTACGAGATTTTATAGCATGTGCTTAGTTTCATGAGAAGCTATAGTTTATCAAAAATGGTGTGCCTCCAGTTTTTGCTTTGTCGGAGGCGTAGGAACTAGCTGGCTTGCTGGTTCTGGAAGACGGATAGTTGCTCTAATTCTTGTTCTGCAAGACGGATAGTTGCGTGTCTTCGTTCCACCATCACTAGGTCAACTCTACGATCGCCCGATCGACATGCACCATAGCACTCCAGCTGAACCAGAATGTACACTAATGAAGGGACGGCTAGGGGCCGCTAATGAATGCACAGATGACTTTTCTTTTTTAAACACGCACAGATGAGTGTTTATGTATCACTACGTCACCTCTACGTACGAAGAACTCGTTATCTGGAAGTGGTGTTTTAGTACATGAAAatatatgctctctttattttgaaatgcatgttacaTAAATACTaaaaaattaaaacaaaaaatTCGAACatacatcttcttcttcatgtgcTACacactcacaaagttgtttcatgaaaAATAAATTTGTCGTATGGCGTGTGTAAAAGATAAATTCAATGCTAAAAATAAATCTTTTTagaagataagttttctcttttttacacagaccAGAAAACATATTGGTTCCTCGCAAAACTTGACAAatgacatgtagaattttttgtcaaaaaatttcaacatttcaaaatatttttttttggTAGATGACCGGGGCCGAATAGAATTACCGTTGTTATCTCACCTTTAAAAGAAATTGATCGAAACTATTTGCCACATTTGAGGTGTAGCACATCTGCTGCATCTGCCCATCATCAAACTCTAATATCCAAATAAATTGTAAACCTACTTGCATAGTTGATAATCAAAGATCCCCAATGGGAACAAATACTGTGAAATGCCACTGACAAAAAAATGACAGACGCCACCTGGAAATCACAAGTTAAATATATGTTTGTCATGGCTAACTCAGATAGTCAATCAGGTAAAGATTCAGGAACCAGACAACTAAATGGCTAAATATTTCACTCTAGGATACAACTGAGCCTAGAGAGTAACTCAGTTACATTTTAACATCACCGATGAAAATAATTTGCACATGTGCTAGTATCTACCATTAATGAGTTTGTTCTCAAGTTGCACCACAGACCTAAGAACTAATTTAGTCATGACATGAATAAATATCTCCAGAGAATAGCTATCAAGGTAGTGGTAATAAGGTAGTGCCGTCGCCTGCATCTAACCGGTTAGGCGCCCAGGTGCATCTTTCGGCAGCACAAAGCTTGAGTAAGTAGCATGTTCCACCATTTCATGGGCATTTCCTTTGGATATAGGAAACGCCATGCTCTTCATACCTGTTTGCGAGATACATATTGTTAGGTGACGACTGCCTGTGACAAGCAGGGCAAGCATAACCTATAATACCAAACTTACTCTGCCTTGGAGAACCACATCTGCTGGAACGACCCAAGAGATGCAAGAATGCTACCTCCAATCCAAACACTGCACTCAAAATATAAATATATCAGCAATGTCAATGAGCATCTACTAGATGAATCTCAGAGGTCACACGTCCATACAGAACCAGTCCCTGACTCAGCATGCAATTTTTTCTGGGGTGGCCCTTCCCTATGGTCACGATAAGTTTTACCGGCATGGCAATTAGCATGCTTTCAGTCAACTTTGACACCAATCCCTTGTGTTAAACTGCTAAAAAAGGGTGCACCCAGTGCTGAAAGCTCTTACACATTGTGGGGTCTGGGGAAGGGTATTTCTAGGCAGTGTTAAACTACTAATGTACTCAAAacagcaaaaagaaaaagaaaaaatactTCTACTTCCCAGTGGCAACACATTGAAACTGCTCTGCTGCTACGAGGATCCATTGAGCATAGGCAGTGCAATTTGGCAAGGACATACAAACACGAGCAAATGTAGTAGCCTAACCTGAATCGCCTCTCTGTTGCATTTCCACTTGCCAAAACCTTTACACGAGCATTTTGAGGGGACTCCTGCAGCCATTGGGTTACATATAAGAATAAGACTTGCGGAGATTCAGGAAATATTATCAGCAACTTTAATCCCTACATTGTAATCATATGTTCACTAACTAGCAAAATCAAGACCAATGAAACATTATCAACAGACCTAACCATGAGTCTCATTTTTATGAAATATCCTGTAATCACTAGTCACTAACCAAAATATACATGAGGTCCATTTTATCTTTTATTTTCAAGTAAGATCACAGAAATAAGGTGGAAAGCCTGTCTAAAAAATATCTAGTTTTGTTTCATAAGTGGCGAGCCAAGGAATAAGAATACCGCCCCCTGATCTGTACACGAATGAGTACAAAGCAATAAGCTACTGAATGAAATTAATACATAGCAAAGCTTTTAAAATATCTTTGCCAAACTCTAATACATATCATTGCATAAAAAAAATTACAAGGTAGAAAACCTTTTGATGATAATAAAAAAACTGATATCATTTCCATGTGGGAAGTCTAAATGCTTGTGTTATGCTGGTGGTTAAAGGTTGAATGCTCATATTCTAAAATGAAATATACGGTGAAAATGTAAAATACTCTGAGTAACTTGTTCAGTTATTTATTTGTTTACCTCCATTACTTCCTTTTCTAGGCGCTCCTTTAACTGCAGAATCGATGATGAGCCACCAGAAAGCTATCAAGAATACAAGTTTGCAGATGTTAGAATTGCATTAACAAAACATAACAGGACAATCAAAGACTACGTTACACAAGTTCTTTCACAAAGCTCATGCATGGGAACATGTAGAGAGAAGTAACACAATGCAGCACTAGAATTAATGTCCTTACCAAGATGCTGCTGAGTAGCTCCTTACGAATGTCAACATCACACCTATTTACACTTTCAAGTACCTGATGAAAAACAATGGTGGCAGCAACTTCattagcatgaagaaaggtctaAGTTGCACAACAGTATAGTACCCATAACTTAACTCACCATCCGTGGAAGTCCACGAATTGAAGTGGAATCTCCAAATCCATTGACGCCAGGAATAGTCTGTTGATCACAATGTTAGTGTACGTGAGGGAGGGTGCAGACAAGTCAGCTAGGTCCAACAGATTTTTTTTTTATTCAATAGCATATATATACTGAAGAAGAAAGAAATTAACTTGTTCTGTTCCAGGTAGTGTAATTTACCACTAGCACAAATCGTGACCAAGTATGTACATGCACACAGAAAATTATACTTTTCCCACTCACCTGAGAAAGATATGGATTGAACAAAATGTCAGGAATCTTGAATCTATCTGCACCAACTTCAATAGTTCTGCTCAGATAGAAGATATATAAGTTATAAGATCTTGAACAGTATAAACACAAACTACATATTTAACACAAAATTGCATAACAGCAACAGAGAAAGTGGAGACATCAGAATCGCAACATCTTATCGTGCATTGTGCATCCAAAATCGAAACACCGTGTCTAGGCATGAAATAATCTACAATCACTGTAGTAGCTGAATCATGATATATTGATAAGGCCTATCAGGCTTCAAAATCACAACTCAAGGCTCCACCAAAATGTGGCACATGAGCAGATACCAGTAAACTGTGACTTATAGATTTTCCCATTCTATTTTTGGGCTTTCATTACATCGGAATTTGGGTTGAACCTTTGTGGTTACCAAACTGCAATTTTCAGTGGTGTGATATATTGATTTTACGTTAACTGGTAAACAACAAAATTTGTCATGACCATTTCTACGGTTAACTGAAGAGGCATGCACAATCGAGTAAGTAGGCAAGATGCATCGGATATACTCCTCTAATGACTTATCTACTAGCCCATATTCCTTATTTCATTGGTACAaacaacatcaaagcctttttcccaagcaacttggggtaggctagatatgaaactcaatagaaaaaagaaaccaaaacaaggagaaaaaaaaaagaagaaaaaaagcgAGTAACTAAGGTTCTGGCACATGGATCGCTGACCTCCATGCATTCCTTATTTCATTGGTAATAAAATAAAATTAATCGGATTGGAAACAAATATGTGTCTAACTTACTGCCCATCTGGAAGCTCATACGAAGTTGTGGGAACATTTGCATATGCCACTTCTGCATGGAAATAGAAAAGGGAAAGTAAACAGAGGAACATAAAGCAAGATAATGCTTAAAGCACACAAAGAGGTGTGTCAAATCAGCCAAATGAACAAACATAATGGTGACAGACATACGAAGTTCATAAAAAGGCCACCTATAGTATGGCTGTCTGCATATAAGAATACTAATGGATAATCTGAACTAATAGCATATTCCTTAGATTGTGCATACAGGTTAGTATGGTGGAAACAGTATTATCCAAGCTTACGGGTTAATACAGCAGAGCTAAACAATCACAGAAATAAGGTAATTTCTAACTGTCATACCATCAAAGGGAGTATCTGGGACTCTGGAAACTGACTCCTTGATGTCGCTAGCAATAGCTCTCTGTGAGACACAGTAAGCATCAACATTAAAAACATTCAGACAGAAATCAACAAAGCAAAACAAGAATACAAATTTTCCAATGAACATACCATGCAGTACAACCTGTAACTATCGGTCGTGTTCGGAAAATCAAGATCTACGACCTGAAAAGACAAACATGGGTTCACAGAATAATGAGAATATACACCACATAGTTTCCCTTATATTTGTCTAGTGTATTGTTTCGGGCTTTTAGATGTACAAGAATGCCAGTAATCGGTTACATAATGCATAATGGTTAATTGATTAACACAGAAAACTCAGAAACTTACATAACCACATAAATACGAATAAATATACCAATACTAAAAGGGCAAGATAGATAGTCCAGAGGACGACCAAGCATCATGTACCTATGAATATTGATATGAACAGAAAAGCGCTACTTGATGATATTGGAAATACCAAAATGGTATTCAGGGTCTATCTACAGACCTATGCCATGTGGCGTTACTTAATTTGGTGACAGAAGAGAAATAAACAAGAGGGGGTAGTGAGGCCACCTAGCAGGCTCTCTCACTTTCTGTCAGACATGGATTTCCTAGAGATCAGATACCAGCCCATCACGTCTTACCATGGTCGGATAAATATATCGAATATTTTGCCCCTCCTTTTTTAATGTTGTGTTGAACTTCAAATATACCAATGCTCAGCTCACATTCAATTATACAATTGAGTTTCAACAAAGGGACACATCAAATGGTATAAAGAGTTATCTCTTGGTCCGAAGGAATCACAAGCAGACAAGAAAAAGATTTCAATATTGTTATATAAACTACACCTTATAATCTCCAGGGCTCACTTCCTTCTTCTTAAATGAATACCGGGGCCTAATCTGAGAAGTGAACAAACAGGATATGAAAATATAGCAGACACTAGTACACTATTTAAACTTTTTAAGCAAGAGAGAAGCTTACAACTACGCCCTTGCTCTCCAAGCTTTTCATCATACAGTCAGTTAAAAATTCACCACCAATCGGAGAAGTTGCCACAGACTGTCACAAGAAAACAAGTTAGCAAACTGATAGAAGAAAAGGCTTCAGACGAGGCAAGGTAAAAGTGCCAAGGTCCATATATCCCAGTTTGAAATCTTTAATTTATCACATGCTGAAGCTTGGATTAATCACATTTTCGAATGAAATGTACAAAGGAAAAAACGGAACATCATTATTAGATACAGGCAAGTAGTGTACACCACCCCTTGAaaatgagtatattaatatcgtacGTACCTTTTGCAAAACATAACCATCATGCACAGCAGAAACCACAGTAGACGCGCCACCACTGTATCAAACATGATCACACTGTCATATTCCAGCAATCTTTTTCATGATAAGAAGTTAAAAGACCCAAAGCAGTGAAATTAAGATAGAATAAATCGGTGGCACATGTTTGACACCAGCTTGTTGTCTAATAACACAGTTATTAAATACTTAAGCAATCGTGATGGTCACCTAAGCACAAAATCAGCATGACTACTAGTAACAAAAGAAAGATGTTAAC encodes:
- the LOC127302895 gene encoding actin-related protein 4 gives rise to the protein MYGGDEVSAIVIDVGSYSCKAGYAGDDAPKAVFPSVVGSIEQTGDTDEAKPEKEADSASDPKNGSKPMDVDKAKTKRKFFVGQELEFRRDHMELISPMKDGTITDWDVVDNIWNHAFRRRLLINPEEHPMLIAEPSTNNGQQREKAAELMFEKYKVPALFLAKNAVLTSFASGRATSLVVDSGGASTVVSAVHDGYVLQKSVATSPIGGEFLTDCMMKSLESKGVVIRPRYSFKKKEVSPGDYKVVDLDFPNTTDSYRLYCMRAIASDIKESVSRVPDTPFDEVAYANVPTTSYELPDGQTIEVGADRFKIPDILFNPYLSQTIPGVNGFGDSTSIRGLPRMVLESVNRCDVDIRKELLSSILLSGGSSSILQLKERLEKEVMEESPQNARVKVLASGNATERRFSVWIGGSILASLGSFQQMWFSKAEYEEHGVSYIQRKCP